In the genome of Chrysiogenes arsenatis DSM 11915, one region contains:
- the gloA gene encoding lactoylglutathione lyase, which produces MRLLHTMLRVGNLEKSIAFYQNVLGMKLLRRTDYPEGRFTLAFLGYGDESNTTVLELTHNWDTEHYELGTGFGHLAIEVDDVYRACDDVRAQGGKILREAGPMKQGSSILAFIEDPDGYKIEFLSPDRRD; this is translated from the coding sequence ATGCGTCTTTTGCACACTATGCTACGCGTAGGAAATCTGGAGAAATCAATAGCATTTTATCAAAACGTCCTCGGTATGAAGTTATTACGGCGCACCGATTACCCCGAAGGGCGCTTTACACTGGCCTTTTTGGGATATGGTGACGAATCCAATACAACAGTGCTGGAGTTGACTCATAACTGGGATACCGAGCATTACGAACTTGGCACTGGGTTTGGACACCTTGCCATTGAGGTCGACGATGTGTACCGTGCGTGTGACGACGTTCGCGCCCAAGGGGGAAAAATTCTCCGCGAAGCGGGACCGATGAAGCAGGGTTCGAGTATTTTGGCTTTTATTGAAGACCCAGACGGGTATAAAATCGAGTTTTTGAGTCCTGATCGGCGCGACTAA
- a CDS encoding peroxiredoxin family protein encodes MKRLIGLTVFLLWSALPAVALIGDPMLDAVARDIRSGETFRLSDKRGDNYLVVFFASQCPPCQQQIEALALEAEGLQRANIEVIALALDPVTSEVERFVDTHNVPFRFAQLSPSSLEFFSNIKIVPFLFLVDRNGVIRYEHTGIIPNTKLLEEIDALLWAIR; translated from the coding sequence ATGAAACGGCTGATTGGCCTTACTGTATTTTTGCTGTGGAGTGCGCTACCCGCTGTGGCACTGATTGGTGACCCGATGCTTGATGCGGTAGCGCGTGACATCCGCAGTGGCGAAACCTTTCGCCTTTCGGACAAACGGGGCGACAATTATCTCGTCGTATTTTTCGCTTCCCAGTGCCCGCCGTGCCAGCAACAAATCGAGGCACTGGCGCTCGAAGCTGAAGGGCTGCAAAGGGCGAATATAGAAGTGATTGCACTGGCGCTTGATCCCGTAACAAGCGAAGTTGAACGCTTTGTCGACACGCATAACGTCCCGTTTCGCTTCGCGCAGCTTTCGCCCAGTTCGCTGGAGTTTTTCTCGAATATCAAAATTGTCCCCTTTCTGTTTCTCGTTGACCGCAATGGCGTCATCCGCTACGAACATACAGGGATTATTCCGAATACCAAACTTCTCGAAGAAATCGACGCCTTACTCTGGGCAATTCGTTAA
- a CDS encoding DNA-binding response regulator — MSGERILILDDNAKQLDLLGKYLGKYGYKTLLCGKLAEALAIFAERDDIRIIMCASSGTAQNLQTNYDTLFAHAPELPLFLFAPKDYVADTLPEHHEHIALPLQLPALVQRIKNTLRTLRYSGRSNVNRNAEPTPQQNGAHSASEQPYAARDRRPMSQQPRRHESPRRDPIALPPTQLEALVAVESAPAPTATPAPRVPKPPREKPAAKAPQPKREARPPREAKPKLERESAVAVIAATPTPPIEVPEPIVAEPVAAPAPVKKTRAKRQPVVPSEIEPIFPKSSMPLTPSLLETVSKKPAPARSNKHSGLLETFTFPTVKLTLDRQKEELLIEGEAIALSTTEYILMKYLLENRNRVLSRDEILHDSHALNPETSPRNVDTAIRKLRRKLGDDTREQPLIQTIWGVGYLLQDKSKRKPRS, encoded by the coding sequence ATGAGTGGCGAACGAATTTTGATCCTTGATGATAACGCCAAACAGCTCGACTTGCTCGGGAAGTATCTTGGCAAGTATGGTTACAAAACGCTTCTCTGTGGCAAGCTGGCCGAAGCGCTGGCAATATTTGCTGAGCGCGATGATATCCGGATTATTATGTGTGCTTCCAGTGGCACTGCGCAAAACCTGCAAACGAATTACGATACACTGTTCGCACACGCTCCTGAACTACCTCTTTTTCTCTTCGCCCCGAAAGACTATGTGGCCGACACCTTACCGGAACACCATGAACACATCGCGTTACCCTTGCAACTCCCCGCGCTGGTACAACGGATAAAAAATACCTTGCGTACCCTGCGCTACAGCGGACGAAGCAATGTAAACCGGAATGCAGAACCAACTCCGCAGCAAAACGGGGCGCACAGTGCCAGTGAACAGCCATATGCCGCGCGCGACCGTCGCCCAATGTCGCAACAGCCGCGTCGCCATGAGTCACCACGGCGCGATCCCATCGCGCTCCCCCCAACACAGCTTGAAGCGCTTGTGGCCGTAGAATCCGCTCCGGCACCGACTGCCACACCAGCACCACGTGTGCCGAAGCCACCACGCGAAAAGCCGGCAGCAAAAGCACCACAACCAAAACGCGAAGCCAGACCACCGCGCGAAGCAAAACCAAAGTTGGAGCGCGAATCCGCAGTAGCCGTAATCGCGGCTACTCCGACGCCACCGATTGAAGTTCCGGAACCGATAGTTGCCGAACCTGTTGCGGCTCCAGCACCCGTCAAAAAAACTCGTGCGAAGCGTCAACCGGTTGTTCCAAGCGAAATAGAGCCAATCTTTCCTAAGTCGAGCATGCCACTCACTCCAAGCTTGCTGGAGACCGTTTCGAAAAAACCGGCTCCTGCACGGAGTAATAAGCATTCAGGGTTGCTTGAAACCTTCACGTTTCCCACGGTGAAATTGACGTTGGATCGTCAAAAGGAAGAGTTGTTAATTGAAGGGGAAGCTATTGCTCTTTCGACCACCGAATACATTCTGATGAAGTATTTGCTGGAAAACCGTAATCGCGTTTTATCGCGCGACGAAATTCTTCACGATAGTCATGCTCTGAACCCGGAAACCTCGCCGCGCAATGTAGATACTGCTATCCGCAAACTGCGCCGAAAACTTGGTGATGATACGCGCGAACAGCCGTTAATCCAAACTATCTGGGGCGTCGGTTACCTTTTACAGGATAAATCAAAGCGGAAGCCGCGCTCATGA
- a CDS encoding 2,3,4,5-tetrahydropyridine-2,6-dicarboxylate N-succinyltransferase, producing MQQLQTMIEAAFRNRELLKETQYAQAVREAIALLDSGKLRVAEPTATAGEWQVNAWAKEAILLYFGVTQMEVIECGPFEYYDKIPLKTNFQAAGVRVVPPATVRYGAHIEAGAILMPSYVNIGGYVATGSMVDTWATVGSCAQVGKGVHLSGGVGLGGVLEPPSASPVIVEDGAFLGSRCIVVEGVHIEREAVLGANVTLTASTQIIDVTGSEPVITRGRIPARSVVIPGTTTKKFAAGEFGVQCALIIGKRKESTDQKTSLNDALREFNVSV from the coding sequence ATGCAACAACTCCAAACCATGATTGAGGCAGCCTTTCGCAACCGCGAACTCCTCAAAGAGACTCAGTATGCCCAAGCGGTGCGCGAAGCGATTGCCCTGCTCGATAGCGGCAAACTCCGTGTTGCCGAGCCGACGGCTACCGCAGGCGAATGGCAGGTCAATGCCTGGGCGAAAGAGGCTATTCTGCTGTATTTTGGTGTAACACAGATGGAAGTTATCGAATGCGGCCCGTTTGAGTATTATGACAAAATCCCCCTCAAAACCAATTTTCAGGCCGCTGGTGTACGTGTTGTACCTCCTGCTACCGTCCGCTACGGAGCGCACATCGAAGCCGGAGCGATTCTCATGCCTTCATACGTCAATATTGGCGGGTATGTGGCGACGGGGTCGATGGTTGACACATGGGCGACGGTTGGCAGTTGTGCGCAGGTTGGTAAAGGGGTGCACCTCTCTGGCGGCGTTGGACTTGGCGGCGTTTTGGAACCACCGAGTGCTTCTCCGGTGATTGTCGAAGATGGTGCCTTCCTTGGTTCGCGCTGTATCGTTGTCGAAGGGGTACATATCGAACGCGAAGCTGTATTAGGCGCGAATGTAACGCTGACCGCTTCGACACAGATCATCGACGTTACGGGATCAGAGCCTGTGATTACCCGTGGTCGCATTCCGGCACGCAGCGTCGTTATTCCTGGCACAACCACCAAAAAATTTGCCGCTGGCGAGTTTGGTGTGCAGTGCGCGTTGATCATTGGCAAACGGAAAGAATCAACCGATCAAAAAACATCCCTAAACGATGCCCTGCGGGAATTTAATGTTTCCGTCTAA